The Marinifilum sp. JC120 genome window below encodes:
- the clpS gene encoding ATP-dependent Clp protease adapter ClpS translates to MAEYKENFESDVLLEDELKEPRKFRVLLHNDDYTSMEFVVAVLMQIFRKTEEESTKIMLKVHNDGVGVCGVYTAEVAETRVEMVKQLAQQAGYPLKCTIEEV, encoded by the coding sequence ATGGCTGAATATAAAGAAAATTTTGAGTCAGATGTACTGCTTGAGGATGAACTCAAGGAACCTCGGAAGTTCAGGGTGCTTTTGCATAATGACGATTATACTTCCATGGAATTCGTTGTAGCCGTGCTCATGCAGATTTTCAGGAAAACAGAAGAGGAATCCACGAAAATAATGCTCAAGGTCCACAATGATGGGGTCGGAGTGTGTGGAGTTTATACGGCCGAAGTTGCTGAAACTCGCGTTGAAATGGTCAAGCAGCTTGCACAGCAGGCTGGTTATCCACTGAAATGCACAATCGAAGAGGTCTAG
- a CDS encoding CYTH domain-containing protein, translated as MALEIELKYLNADHDKARRIMEEQSAKFLTRHYERNIVLDDPGRTLYKRSALLRVRQAEKVTMTVKRIPAGPVSGKAKVYIEHETEVSDFDETVAALQVLGYSPVFRYEKIREEWEFADCHICLDLLPFGPFIEIEGTEDEILACAEKLKLSTSDTCKKTYHELNRDYRKQSGFDIDENFVFTPEEVKELL; from the coding sequence ATGGCCTTAGAAATCGAATTGAAATACCTGAATGCCGATCACGACAAAGCTCGGAGAATTATGGAAGAGCAAAGTGCTAAATTTTTGACTCGGCACTATGAACGCAATATCGTCCTCGATGATCCGGGCCGGACACTATATAAGAGATCAGCACTGCTGCGGGTGCGGCAGGCGGAAAAGGTAACCATGACCGTAAAGCGTATTCCAGCCGGTCCGGTTTCCGGTAAGGCCAAAGTGTATATCGAGCATGAAACAGAAGTTTCAGATTTTGACGAAACCGTCGCGGCCTTGCAGGTTCTGGGATATTCGCCTGTGTTTCGCTACGAGAAAATTCGGGAAGAATGGGAGTTTGCTGATTGTCATATTTGTTTGGATCTGCTTCCTTTTGGCCCATTTATTGAAATTGAGGGAACAGAAGACGAAATATTGGCCTGTGCTGAGAAGCTTAAACTCAGCACTTCTGATACTTGCAAAAAGACTTATCATGAGCTGAACCGGGATTATAGAAAGCAATCCGGGTTTGATATTGATGAAAATTTTGTTTTTACCCCTGAAGAAGTTAAAGAACTACTTTAA
- the crcB gene encoding fluoride efflux transporter CrcB translates to MHKYLYIAAGGAAGSLCRYLASGFTQRIFDTAFPIGTFMVNMLGCLFFGLVTGMFEDRLGFPPEMRLLILTGFMGAFTTFSTYMFESTNLIKSGQWAMTALNIGGQSVLGFACIIGGLALGRLIVS, encoded by the coding sequence ATGCATAAGTATTTATACATCGCAGCAGGAGGAGCAGCCGGGAGCCTCTGCCGCTATCTTGCTTCCGGTTTTACCCAGCGAATATTCGACACAGCATTCCCCATAGGGACATTTATGGTGAACATGCTCGGCTGCCTGTTTTTCGGGCTGGTTACCGGAATGTTTGAGGACCGTCTTGGCTTTCCCCCGGAAATGCGACTCCTGATCCTGACCGGATTCATGGGCGCATTCACAACATTCTCCACCTATATGTTCGAATCCACAAACCTTATCAAATCCGGACAATGGGCCATGACCGCCCTTAATATCGGCGGACAAAGCGTGCTGGGATTTGCCTGCATC